The following nucleotide sequence is from Microbacterium arborescens.
GGACGCCGACGCGGTCCGGGTCGATCCACGCCGGGAGTCACGCTCCGTGCAGCCGCCGCTCGCCGTCGGGGATCGCCCCCGGCACCGGAGTGCGTGTCAGCAGAGTGACGGCGTCGATCGGATCGTCGGCCGCGACGGCATCCGGATCCGCCTCGAGCTCGACGACGACTGGGACCGGCAGCCGCATCGACGCCCGCGCCTCGCGTGCCCGCGCCTCGATGCCGGATGCGTCGGCGGGGCGGCGCACCCGCCAGCCCCGAGACGCCGCGGCCGCATCGAGCCGATCGAGCACCCCGCTGATCCCGGTCGGGTCGGTGACGATCACACGCGCTGTCATCGGGCCATTGTGCACCTCTCGTCACGGAAGGTCATCCCCGCCGGGCGGCGTCGACGCGGCCCCTAGACTTTCGGCATGGCCCCGCTCGTGTACGTCTGCGTGCGCCCGCAGCAGACGGCCGCCGAGGCCGAGTACGCCTCGTTCAAGACCGCCATGGGTCTCGACGAGTCCGCGCTCGAGCGCATCGACCTGACCCGCGACGCCCTGCCCGCTGACGCGTTCACGCGCTGGCGCGGCTTCGTCGTCGGCGGCAGCCCGTTCAACGCCACCGACGATCCCGGTGCGAAGCCGGAGGGACAGTTGCGGCTGGAGGCCGACCTCGCCCGGATCGCCGAGGCCGCGGCATCCGCTCAGACGGCTGCGCTGTTCACCTGCTTCGGCATCGGCGTGGCGACCACGCACCTCGGCGGCACGATCTCGCGCGACTTCCCGGAAGACACCGGGCCGACCGAGGTGACGCTGACGGATGCCGGACGGGCCGACCCGCTGCTCGGCTCGCTCTCCCCCACCTTCACGGCGCTCACGGCGCACAAGGAGGGCACCGAGACGCTTCCGGCCGGAGCGGTGCTGCTCGCGACGAACGACGAGTGCCCGGTGCAGGCCTACCGGGTGGGCGATCGCCTGTACGCGACGCAGTTCCACCCCGAGCCGACCCCGCGGGACTTCACGGAGCGCATGACGGTCTACCGCAACGACGGCTACTTCGATGCCGACGATTACGATCGCGTCGCGGCTCGGGTGCTCGCGGCCCCCGTGACCGAGCCGAGCCGCCTCCTCGCCGCCTTCGCCGCCACGTTCTGACGCCGAGCGCGATACATCCGTCGGATCGACGGTGCGTGTGTGGCCTTGCGACGCCGACGGTTGTATCACCATCGCGCAAACATCACGTTTCGGTAACGCTCTGAGCATCTCTCGTCAGATCGGACCGGCCACGAGGTCTCGCCATCGGGCGCGCATCCGGCCCGGACGAAGGAGACGTCGTGACCACGATCACCGCCGCGGTTCGCGGACCAGACATGACCGCTGTTCGATGCGACGGCGGGACGCTGTTCGTGTTCTCGGATGACGCGGCGTTCTGGCTCCTCGCACACCTGACCCCCGCGCTCGCCGACCTGGAGGACCGCTCGTCCCACCCGCCCGTCGCGACGGCCGCCGACCGGCTGGCGGATTTCGCGGTCGCGGTCCGGCAGCGCCTCGACAGCACGCCGCTGGGAGCACCCACCGCCGCGCGACTACGGGCAGCTCGCCGGTCGGTTCAGACGCAGACGGATCACCTGGGCGCGGAGCTCGCCCGCCGCAAGCCGCGCGGTCCACGTGGACCATTCGTCGAGCAGCACGGGTCGGTGAAGGAGTTCCTCGATGCGCAGTACCCCACCCTCGTCGACATCGCAGCGCTGTCGCGCTCGCAATCGCGATGGAACGAGGCAGGCGTCGTCGACGAGGCCTACCGCCTGTGCGCGGCGATCATCTGCCGTTCGAACCTTCTCGCGCAGCTCAGCGTCCACCCACCGGCGCAGCTGAACCGGGCCTACGCACGAGCGCTGCGATCGTTGGGGCTGTGGGCGATACATTCGTCGCATCCGCGGGGCTGAAGCCGCCTGGCGCGCCGGCTGTCAGGCCGTGCGCGGTCGGCGCAGGATGCCGCGGTGCTCGCGGCCGTTCGAGCGCCAGGCCGTGACGGCTGCCGCAGCCACCACCACGACGATG
It contains:
- a CDS encoding glutamine amidotransferase-related protein; translation: MAPLVYVCVRPQQTAAEAEYASFKTAMGLDESALERIDLTRDALPADAFTRWRGFVVGGSPFNATDDPGAKPEGQLRLEADLARIAEAAASAQTAALFTCFGIGVATTHLGGTISRDFPEDTGPTEVTLTDAGRADPLLGSLSPTFTALTAHKEGTETLPAGAVLLATNDECPVQAYRVGDRLYATQFHPEPTPRDFTERMTVYRNDGYFDADDYDRVAARVLAAPVTEPSRLLAAFAATF